The genome window ATCTTGACAGATATTGCTCGTTGCAATGTGCTTCTCCAGTGATGATTGCTCATTGCTTTGTGGAAATGAGATGTCTGGGTGGTTATATTAGAACCTGGTATTGTTATTGGGCTGTGGTAtgtgcattatgtatatatatatatatatatatatatatatatatatatatatatatatatagtatatatatagtatatatatagtatatatatattatagatatatatatatatatgtatatatgtatatatacatatatatatagtatatatatatatataattatatatatatatatataaatatatctatatatatatagtatatatatgattataatcactttagcacgtgattcgtttatcacacatatccacaggtgaaaaataattgacagggtgtaggtcctgaccggtttcggctttattttcaagccattgacaaaggtgatacatagtattagaattcacaagtatatataatacagagacagtactgacgaacatgcacacaaccgtttgagactgcagatccacccacaccTGTCAGGGAGGccgggttggacatctcattacaactactgcccccttactgtgtttacaaatataataatcctagttccgtacatttctaatgcatactttaaaatttaaacagcttaaaaatttcttttgatagtagatcaagtttatacattccttgactgatgttcatattattattgtaactttcttttataaaactagattcaatgatattcctttccattgcattattagaacacacaagcttttttgccccttcccagttaatagcattattgttctcactaacatgtacaaaagtaccactatttccctgtgcatatcttacacattgtttatgttgttctattctttttttcagtgctttccccgtttgaccaatataaaagttgtcaagacttacacggaattttatatgtACATCATttaacattgtcgggggagttcttaataagtacctgtttcattgttttattgtttttaaaaactatattaacaccaaaattcttaaggagatgtgggatatctttcatattactattataaggtagtacaagcaaatttttgttgttgtaagattcttttttattttgatacatggtctttttgccgcttctaatgcattgttgagtacattatctggatatttcaatttcttgcctgtattccgaaagattctatctcctcatctatatattctgggctacatacccgtagtgctcttagaaacatagatgcaaacactgatcttttaaccttattgttttgtccagaatagaaatgtacataggaagaaatattagtaggttttctgtaaacactatatttaaacccactactgtttctccgtatgaggacatccaaaaagggtaggcattcatctctttctatttccatagcaaatttaattgatggtactaattgatttaatctggcaaaaaagttatttacatcttcgttctctggccatatacaaattatgtcgtcaacatatctaaaccaaggtacattgcgtggagttgtattgtttaaaattttcttttcaaaaaattccatatataaattacttagtactggagacagagggtttcccattgccataccaaaattttgagagtaaaattttccattgaattctaatttacagtcttttacacataatttgatcGGTTCAATTATGGTGttttttgaaaatggaatatccagctgtttgttttctaataaatccgatagaaactccaatagatCGTCAGTAGGcacctttgtgaatagtgatactacatcaaagctcacaagtttcgattcgCTATTAACTTGTATactattggagtttctatcggaattatatatatatatttgattaggaGGTCCCGCTGAAATTTCTCTGCTTTCGTCAGATTAggattcattttagttttctgtaaaaggaaactattgtgccgcCGTTGTCTGTTCGACCGCACTTTTCtatcagccctcagatcttaaaagctacagaggctagagggctgcaaattcctatgttgatcatccaccctcccatcgtaaaaaatatcaaattgcagccctctagcctcagtagtttttattttatttgaggtttaaTGTAGCCATAATCGcgcgtctgacaacgatataggacaggccgccACCAGggcgtggttaaagtttcgtgagccgcggcccatacagcattataccgagaccatcgaaagagagatctattttcggtggctttgattatccGCTgtggcggctgtacagaaaactcgattgcggagaagaaacttcggcgcatttttttcttatctttctaaAATATGTTTTGCTCTCAGTCGTAGATGttcatagcaaattccacactcAAGGTGACTAGTTGGTGGTAATCAATTGTTCAGAAACTATCCAAGTTCAAATAGTCAACTATTTTCCTGAAAGTGATCAATTAGTTTCTTTCTAATCGCTAAAGAGGATTGTCAGCATCAAATATCTGAAATGCCTCCacctgctgttcctgttccttgTTATGTCAGCAAGATTACCTTGACTGCTGTTGTGGACTTTACAGAATAtaagtgcatacacacacaggtgtgtgtatgtggagagagagagagagagagagacaagacgcTTCTGTCTAGTCTAGTCTAGTCTGCCCCATATTTAATCAACGACGATATAAAACAATTCTGAGCCATAAAGAACTTCTGTTCTCCTGTTGCAGCCTCCATCAATTCCTTTCCCGTTTCCTCCCTCGGGAGGATTTGTAATGCGATATCAGCAGCACTCAAACTAGGAGCTGTTACCgcaagaggagaagaagaagaagaagaagaagaggcaatcTTATCGACCAAAGCATCTCTCTCGTTCCATCAACTCCCAACTTTTAcgcttttattccttccttccttccttccttccttccttccttccttccttccttctacgcCCTTAAGTGGTGCAAATACGCCCATTTTACGCTCGATCAGCGGTTGATATAGAACAGAGATCTGAGCTCAGTATCTGTTTTCCCCAGGAACGATCTTAAGggttttgatataataataataataataataataataataataataataataataataataaaatcggtACTCTCAGAAGATGGAAGGCGTTTCTCAACTCCTATAAGTCTAGGGTGGGGAAAtggctttttatttattgacaGTTATCTTCGGCGATTTTGGCCTCAAAAAATGTGCAGTGGAGAAGAATGGTATCTCAAAcgtttcattgagagagagagagagagagagagagagagagagagagagagaatgcattatTGGCCACTCCACATTTTGTGGGTTCTTATTTTATACCCGTAGCACATAGATTTCCGTTTTTGTAACTTACGGGAACACAATATCTAGATTATATcagggaaaggaaagagagagagagagatcatctatGGACGACCAACGTATCTTCCTCTGTCAATTAAATCATGATTTATTTCCCttcgattcttcttcttctttttcttcttcatcttcttctttaacGAAGAAGGAACATATCCAGAATCTTTTCGGTGCCTTCTCCTCAGCGCCTGAGGACGGGAGGGAAGCCAGAAGCTCTACAGGACATCATTTGGGAAGGAAATCCATAGACAGTCACACTTGGTGCTAACTCACGTTGCAGTCCCGGGGTCGGGTGTCGGGTGTGGgttgggttggggttggggttggggtgggggtgggggtgggggtgtgtggaGTGATGTGGGATGGGGTTGGGTGGGTTGGGGTGTGGGTGGACGGGGGTGTGGGGGTGTGGAGTGATGTGGGGATTGGGATGGTGTGTGGGTGGGGTGAGGGAGTGTAGGGTtgtgtgtgggggtgtggggATGGTGGGAAGGAATAGGTGGATTGGGCAGTGGGATGTGAGGGTGTGGAATTGGGTGTAGATGGAGTGGGGTGTGGGGTGGTGTAGGGTGGGCTGGTGTGTTGGGATGTGGGGTGGGCGTGTGCGGTGGTGGGGGGTGTGGGGTGTCGGATAATGATATGCAACGTGTGGGTTTGGGTAAGGTATATAGTGCATGGATGAGGTGTGAGGTGTTGGGTGAGGGCAAGGTAAGGAGTGTGGGATGTGGGGTAGGGgcgtgggtggggtgggggacgtTAGGTATGAATTTAAGCTTATAAATTCCGCCCCCATTGAATAAAATGAATTGATAGTGAATTTAGAGCTTTAACTTCGGTCTCTTGAGTTTCATAACGAATGAGGTTTTAGTTTCCCTCCCTGGAAAGAATGGAACGGCTGCCTGTATATAAAACAATTACTATTAAATTAGATTAAAATGCTTCCTAAAATCCTACTTCATACTGTAATGAATGATTAATGAAGGGTGATGACAAGTATGATAccagtcattattttatttaaattgatcTTTTAAAGTAAGTTATctaaggattaaatattttccgTTTCATTTCCAACATGATTCGTATgatgaaaatatctttttaatcAGCAATGACAAAAAACAATACTTGGATACATCTCTGGATAGTGCTGTTATtgtttaaatatgaaataaaactctctctctctctcttctctctctctctctcgaaatctctctctctcgtctctcttctctctcactctctcctctctcctctctctcgtctctctctctctcttctatcttctctctctctcctctctctctctataatataatatatatagatatatatagatatctatatatatatatatatatatatatatatatatatatatatatagatatatatatatatatatatatccgtttaaAGCTTTGAACTAACCCAATGTATTCCTGAACGCTCTTTGCCTCTATTTGCATTCCCATTCCGTGCGGAATCCACGATTGTAAAACTGTGAGTTGGAATACCCGCTTTTTTATACAGCGTCACTTCCAATACCTTCATTGAACTGGAAACCGTTGGCGTTATTCGTGTAGTTCCCTTACCTAACAGTGTTACTCTTTTATTGTTAGTATTTCCGCTGGAAACTTTATCCGCTTGTgtctggaaactggaaaggtaTTGCTGGAATTACTCCCTCGTGCTTCTTTGAGCTGTTGGGGAAATGGTTTCCAGGCATGGAGGATTTGAATAAATGATTTTCTTGGAAGCAATTTTTTCTCCATCGAGAGGATGAGGATTTATGGTTCATTTCACGAGAATCGATGAATAAGACACCGATGGGCAGAGAGGCTATTAACACAAAGGGGTGTTTCACCTGATCTATTGCGCCATCAACCTGTTACGACTTCGTGGGATTCATGATATGTTATTAGCCATAAAGGAACGCTTGTATAGGTGTACGTATTTTCACGTTTTTTTATGAATACAGTGTATATCTTTATGATGGTTTATGAGTGATTTTACATATCTCTCTTTAAATAGTTCCTCGTTACTGATAGTGACAAGAGTGATGAATACTAAAATCCTAAGCCATGATGGTTCCGTTTATCATTAGTTGGCGATATACTCTCAGATGTGCAACATTATATCTAAGATTCAAAGTTGACCATACATCGGTGATTatattgcagctctctctctctctctctctctctctctctctctcttactcaaatataatacaaataccAATTGATATATCTTTCCAGAAAAAGAGTGGAACTTTTCCATGTGAAAGTGACGACGCTCCTTTCCCGAGGTTATGCATCTCATTTATAGAGAAACACCTCTAAAGttgagtaataagtggtacgagcaccaacctgaaggagtgatagaaaacgatcaggcaaagatcctctgggactatggtatcagaacggatagggtgatacgtgcaaacagaccagacgtgacgttgattgacaaagtcaagaagaaagttgaagagaaagagagggaaaaaatggaatagaaataagaaggatatgggatatgccagtggaaatcgtacccataatcataggagcactaggcacgatcccaagatccctgaaaaggaatctagaaaaactagaggctgaagtagctccaggactcatgcagaagagtgtgatcctagaaacggcacacatagtaagaaaagtgatggactcccataggaggcaggatgcaacccggaaccccacactataaataccacccagtcgaattggaggactgtgatagagcaaaaaaaaaaaaaaaaaaaaaaaaataataataataataataataataatgaaattgttAATTAATGTTATTCTCTGTCTTACTTTCTGTGACTAAACCACACGAATATTCAATGAGGCCTTATGACCAATAAGCTAGAGATTCAATACTGCAGTTTTAAAGGAAGATACATGATTTTAGCAACAGCAAAACTTCTGCATTTTTTCAGTTTGACTCAGATATTCCTCTTTACACTTATTgcaatgaaaaaaacattttgttcgaAAGCAAATGAAAACTATTCATTGTCACAAACAACAATGCGAATCTGTCAAGCCCTGAGCGGGGCATAACTGTTACTACCCAGTTCTGACCAGGGGATGCTCTTCCACTATACCAAggataatgatttattattattattattattattattattattattattattcagaagatgaagaacccaactcatatggaacaaacccaccaaacggaccactgacttgaaattcaagctttccaagaatatggtgttaattagaaagaagcaagaggaggtaaaaggaatTACAGAACGAAGAGaccaattattaaaaaagaaaaagaaattaacaaatgaataagtagatataaaaatgtaaataaactatGAGTTatgatgcattgcatcttcgcttgaacttctgaaaaaGTTCCAAGTGCAGGACATCCTCagtagggaggctgttccagtccaacggtgtgaggaggaaTGTCACCTTTTTATGAAATTGACCTCAATAATGGACAGAATATAATACCATTAAATCATTATGGCTGCCAGAGTTTGAGTCGTTCGATTACCAGTCATATTCATGTAACATACAGGATTCAGCTAtattttgttagatatttttGGTCTTATGCTTTAATTAAATGGAATATTATCGTCAATAGAACAGTAATTCTCCATAAAGCTGTTTTATCgcaagtaaaaaaatattcaaatgccCTGTCGCACTTGCAATGGGCTgcattatgtaatgtatgtaaaagtattttttatgtaatttaaagcaattgctttataTAGGAAGGTTTATGCCATGAAGTGCAATTTGGTTTAGAGCTTCTAAATTAAAATGATTTCAGATTCAGCTCATAATATCTGTAATTTATTCAAAGGTATTTTTGTTATCGTGGAAAAGAATGAAGTAATGTTCACGtagtgaaaaatatgaataatactgatttttattttcatcagacCTTATATttaacaaccaaaaaaaaaaaaaagttacctaaTTGTTTACAAATATTCTCCAAGTATTTTTGGTAGGAAAAAATAAGCAGAAATCACTGAAAATCACATAAGATCTCCCCACGAACACAAACTGAAAGGATGCTTACGCAAATTCTccaacatttttttcttatttttcgccATTTTGAAGCACAATGAAGTAACTCTTATCACGCACCGAGGAGGCTTTTAAAACACCCGGACGCTCTAATAACTTCGATTCCGAGAGATGAGGGTTTAGCACACTTAATCATGTGCTTCCAAATTCATGAGAGTTTAGTATTTGCGAACATGAAAGtaacgctgtatatatatatatatatatatatatatatatatatatatatatatatatatatatatatatatatatatatacaacacatcttattattgttattatcatcattattatcattattgtttagaTTTAGAAGATTAACCCCATTTATAtgtaacaagcccaccaaagggccactgacttcaaatccaagaagcttccaaagaatattaaggagttcattcgaaagaagcaaCAAAAGTAGAGGGAAACGCAGATAAGTTATTTAAAAAACAGAtagaataacaaattaataagcgaatatatgaaaatacaatacaaaaaatttaacagGAACATCTAATAGAATTATACAATTATACtgtaataagatttttttatttacatttttttgtgagAACTACATgcgtatatactctctctctctctctctctctctctctctctctctctctctataatatatatatatatatatatacatgctatatatctctctctctctctctctctctctctctctctctctctctctctctctctatatatatatatatatatatatatatatatatatatatatatatatatactatatatatatatatatatatatatatatatctatatatatatatatatatatatatatatatactctctatatatcatgcgtatatactctctctctctctctctctctctctctctctctctctctctctctctctatatatatatatatatatatatattatatatatatatatacatatatatacttttgttgcttctttcgaatgaactccttaatattctttggaagcttcttggatttcaagtcagtggccctttggtggacttgttacATATAAATGGAGTTAATCTTctaaatctaaataataataataataatgataataataataaaaagaataataatcctATAAATGTTGCAGTCTTACCCAGAGGGTCATTACCACCTAAGCTAGTCGGTAATAATGTATTCCTGAAGTTTTCTGATGTTAAAAAACTTTTATCACTCTTCTATATCTCAAGGAAACTATAGTTAACAGCAGTCATTCCCAAAGCAAGTACAccagtatttatcattttttccacgTAATAAATGCCATATTATCTCATTATTGGTTCGCGCTCACACAAATTGCTTCCGAGTCAACTGAAGCACTTTACTTGATGTGGAGTTGCGAGTCCAACTTGAGTGATGCTCATTCTCCCCTTGGGACACTTCTCTCTTAATTGCTTGGATGTTTGAACGCCCAAAAAGGGCGTCATCTTCTAAAGAAGTTTGAAAACGACGGGTAATTTAGCTTCCTCAGTTCTTTACTCCAAGTGGTCATCGCGAGATGGGGCtgactggtttatatatatatatatatatatatatatatatatatatatatatatatatatatatcgaactacaaatgtcctttaatatctaattcgttccacctcggaattaatatattttcatatatgtttaacagaggaggaatttattaagcgataatagaattggcgatcgacagacgcggtgtcagggtggtctggggcttcactgccagtcctggaattgagaggtcgatggttcgcgtctgtcgatcgccaattctattatcgcttataaattcctcctcggttaaacatatatgagaatatattaattccgaggtagtgcgaattagatattaaaggacatttgcagttcgatatatgtatatgaatcacgtaatgtgatagacttatatatatatatatatatatatatatatatatatatatatatatatatatatatatatcatatatcatatatatatatatatatatatatatatatatatatatatatatattatatatattgttctccTACGGGATGTACTGGAAATTACATCCCTTACGAGAATAACGGAAAACTGTAAACAAGTGTTCAGTGCCGTTTGTCCTGAAAAGTTTGAAGTgttttgagttttatatatatatatatatatatataatatatatatatatatatatataatatatatatatatatatatataaatgagctaCAATTAGCATTTATTGTAATACACCAAATATAGAAATATGATGATGGACAGTAAGTATGAAGTGTCAtttttttacaaaggaatttTATAAGCCAATCCACTCAAGAAGTTAACGGTACTTGGACAACACTCAAACTTTACTCTCAAGAGATGATGGTAACTTTCGTAGAAAGGCCCAGAGAGTGAAGTGacggatgatgatgatggtgatgatatgtgtgtgtgtgtgtgtgtgtgtgtgtgtgtgtggatgaagtAAAGAGAAGAGAGTCGCCATGAAAAAGCCCTAAACCGAGAATAACGACAACCTCAGTCAAGGAAAGTTTGTGGACAAACGACAGATGTCATTCCTCAGAGCGACACAATTTCTCAAGCGacaaaaaacctctctctctctctctctctctctctctctctctctctctctctctctctctctctctctctctctcatcgactgCATTTATGAGATAAAAATTGATAAGTGGAATTACCACTTGTACGTCTGTTTCGTGGTTGTCcagggaaactctctctctctctctctctcactgatactTAAGGGAGTTTGTTACTTATCAAAAGGCCAGAACAACAAAAGGGACTCTGCTACCCAAGACGAAAAATGTGTCCTCGGCAACCCAATCCAAAAAAGGTCACAGGTCACAGCCCACTTCCAAACGAAGGTCAACTCCCACAACCGGTGACCTTCAGTGACCATTTCATCAAAAAGGTGACGCCATATTATCTCCATAGAACTctggaaaaaggaggaggaggaggaacaattGGCTCTACAACAAAGCGGATGGAAAATTTCCCTGATGAAAGGTGCCAGAAGCCTCCATAACAAGGCCGcaattcttctttctcttcttcttcttcttcttctgaggaccAGAAggacattaatttttctttctctagGCGGATCCAGAGAAGGCGATTGTCAACtgcttcttttgctttttttagcAGGACTTCttttcacggagagagagagagagagagagagagagagagagagagagaggaataaaaagtattatcattattgttaagcTGTTAACGGCTAACAGCGAGAGGTTCCTGGAAAAAGAAAGAGTGATTGAACACTGCCACATTCACACTGCTGCATGGTGGAtgagtatttttctctctctctctctctctctctctctctctctctgtcatttaattacaagttttatatatatatatatatatatatatatatatatatatatatatatatataatatatattgttacgaagtgccaagtatctggttaccttgcatcaaatattacctcacaaaaagccagacacctgaaccctcataacacgtttaaacgactgaatacactaaaggcaacagtgatcccttaacacttaccagtattgcagaaaatcagactaaattcatcaaaacaggtgtgaggtaatcttgtaagtaattaaattaatcaaagggcatcactccatcaacaactttcaaaactctaagtatttccctgatttcagaagtctaagtacttccctggttctaagtcacttcaattaaattgaaggaaagcaaatcaattaccactctatgtttctacctaacataaatataatcataattatatatacttatactggtgtaagataaagaaaacacttataaaaattttaaatacaaaaatttattattaaattactgttacttgaaaacaaagtaaagtttaattaattactgttacttgaaaacaaagtaaagtttaattaattcttgaatcaaattaagtaaaattaaatcaaaattaatttatcacaaaattcaagaaaattaattcaatcaaaattcaagtgttaggcaataattgaaaatttgaaattaattcacaggtgctaaacaacaacaaaatttgaaaagaattctaagtaaatgcaaatcaattcacaagtgttaaatttaattaaatgtgcaaggattaagcaatgaaaataactaagtcaattaaattgtgaatgcaaacaaaaatataaaataaaaaggcacactttaataagaaaatgaataagtgcacaaacaatggaacagacacaaacacaa of Macrobrachium nipponense isolate FS-2020 chromosome 33, ASM1510439v2, whole genome shotgun sequence contains these proteins:
- the LOC135202875 gene encoding uncharacterized histidine-rich protein DDB_G0274557-like, which gives rise to MGAEFISLNSYLTSPTPPTPLPHIPHSLPCPHPTPHTSSMHYIPYPNPHVAYHYPTPHTPHHRTRPPHIPTHQPTLHHPTPHSIYTQFHTLTSHCPIHLFLPTIPTPPHTTLHSLTPPTHHPNPHITPHPHTPVHPHPNPPNPIPHHSTHPHPHPHPNPNPNPTHTRHPTPGLQRELAPSVTVYGFPSQMMSCRASGFPPVLRR